Genomic segment of Arachis stenosperma cultivar V10309 chromosome 4, arast.V10309.gnm1.PFL2, whole genome shotgun sequence:
TTTCATTAGGCTGATTTTGGAAGTTGAAAATGGTGCTGAAACTTTGACAAAGACAATAAGGGCTACCTTTGTAGCAATGTTCCTTGGTGACTCAAAAAGCCTTGTGTCTCTCATGAATGAGACATTTCCTCAAATGGGTTTAAGGCAACAAGATTGTATTGAAACATCATGGCTCAAATCTGTGTTGTTTTGGGACAACATGGACATTTCCACAACTCCAGTTGAGATCTTGCTTGAAAGAACTCCACAGTATACACTCAAACACCTCAAGAGGAAATCTGATTATGTTCGAAAACCGATTTCGAAAGCGGGTTGGGAAGGGATTTGGAAGAAGATGATTGAGTTGGAGAATGGTGCAATGTACTTCAACCCTTATGGTGGAAGAATGGCTGAGATCCCTTCAAATGCAACACCTATACCTCATAGAGCTGGGAATCTTTGGAAGATTCAGTACCATGCAAATTGGAATCAAAAAGGAAAAGAGGTTGAAGATCAGTACATAAACATGATTAGGGAACTTCATAGGTACATGGCTGCTTTTGTGTCCAAGAATCCTAGACAAGCTTATTTCAATTACAAGGATCTTGATTTGGGTATAAACTACCATGGTAAAAACAGTTACTATCAAGGTAGGGTTTATGGTTATGAGTATTTTAAGGATAATTTCAATAGGTTGGTTCAAATTAAGACTAAGGTTGATCCCAACAATTTCTTTAGGAATGAACAGAGCGTCCCTGTGATCAGTTACATGGGAAGTGTTAGAATGGAGAGTGAAAAATCATTACCTTAtactttgttatttttgttagtATTAAGCTTGGTTTTTGAAAGTAAGAATTATATATTTAGATCCATTTCTTGTTGTCTGAATTCATTAGTCAAGTTCTGtaccaaaaataattaatccATTGGTTGTGTGATGTGAAATTGAGTATGAATTTATGATTGTGGGGCACATTCGTTTTATGTACATCAATATTGAGTTGAAAAAAAGAAACATTTGAGTTGTCTTGGTGTGACCTTAAGGTTACCGGTCAAGTCGAAATCAATTATTGATATAATTATTAACTATTGTTTATCTAACACTTTccaattattatttaaaaaagtcGAGAGGACagaaatttgaaaacatttcaaGTGTACCGGAAAGCACTGGTGCaccagttgttttaaccgttgattttaattaatatatattatatatattttttataattcagattgacggttaaaacaactggtGCATCGATACTCTCGGTGCACTTGAAATGTTTctcaaaaatttattaaattctgACCAGGATGTAACTAGTAAAAAAAGTGAATAATTCTACATTATTTGATGAAAATTCACATCATTAAAAACATCATTAATAACTACTTAATAGTTACAAATAACAAAATTTGATGACCTCTTAACACTTTTCTTATTATTTATCTGTTTAAGTTACTTATGTTACATTTTTTGAGTGCCATTTTTTAATGCGAAATGCTTATACACCAATTGCCCTTTTAATATTGGgatgaaaaagtgtttctcttatttatttttgtgtatGTGGTGATGTGTTTTTACCTTTTAACCAATGATAACATAGTTATTTACCTTTTACTCGTTGTAAGTATAACATTCACACTGTCGGCttaatagttaaattaatttcggaaagataaaatattttttaaatttattcttaaatttttttttaattcaattgaTCCTTCAAAGACAgtaaattaatcatatttatCGTTCagatgtaacaccctcactaccaGAATGTCACGTTTCCGGCTGCGCCATTCTGATAGCAAAaagtattacgactactttacatactaaacattaaaataggagcctgtgaCTTCACATCGTATCGCTGATTTCTTTGAAAaccgaaaataaattttttatcttaaaaataaacaagcaaaCATAGATTCATATATAAGACTTCTtacataatatattttaatataatatatataaatcataCAACTCTTATCCCTCTTGCAAAAATTGTAATAACAAAGACGAGggaagaaaataatctaattaatacaaCATATAGAACTAAACGGAGTTTAACTCTTCTTAATGCTTTTTCATCCGATTCCTGAAaaggtaaagctgtagggggtgagaacctaaccacacggtctcactacgaagtttcaaagttgtcataagaagatatttcaATAAGAAAACTGCTTTCAAATTCAGTGATTATCTTTGCCTTATGAATCCTTTTAAAATCCAATAGCTAATCGTtcaaaccttttcaaagaaACAATGTTCAATATTTTCAGAAATTCAAGGTCTTTCTTTTCTCATAAACAAATCTCAATCAGAAACCAACCACGCAATCAAACCACACAATCATTAATTTAGCACCAAAGTCCATTCTCAAATGTAGCACGTCAGGACAAACACAGGCAAGACAgacaagtaaaacacaagtaggaagcagagttcaagtagcagttaggaacagtttagcaattaagcaaaccaaaacaagttcaaacccaagcaaagcatacaaatgcatatgatgcatgcctgtcctatggctgatgaggctcatctgtcggttatccagccaacccgacaagtctgaattgtccttagactgtcccccgacgtgcatccccaagagtctatgcatagctttttctcaaataatcaatattgctcaatgggggtaatattctcgggaatttatatagtgcccgatcacacttacgtcgtagggtcaacagagtatcgagttttcaacctggtacacatggtggcaagccacggtacttaatccagggaacctcgtatctcagatatttcaaattcataagccacatatctcaacattctcaacatcataatcattcatcaatccaaacctcatttccaaattcattcaaaaactatatttcaaagaaaatccTCATCAATCCTCTTTCCATTCCGTTCATTAACAATCTCAAttccaaaacataattctttctttGATAAATAGATTATTCTTAAAACATATAATGtttaaaaacaaatatttagtTAATTACATCAAATAAAActtccaattttataaaatttcgacaACATCTCCTttaaaactcggactttgccaccctgTTCGGGTCCCATCCAAACATTTCTCAAACCTTTTCCAAACCTCAATCATTTTCCAAGATTCAGCTAGTTCCAATATCAAACTATTTTCAAATCGAATCAGTGCCCATAATAaatctctttttaaaatcaaaccagCTCAAATACTAAATCATTTATAAAGTCACTAACACAAAATTAAATCATTTCCAAAGTTAATCCAGTTTCATATTCCAAATCATTCCCAGAGCCAATTCCTTTACATTATCAAAAATAGCTTCAAAACCAAGAAAAGCCATTTTCATAATAATCAACTAAATAACCTTTCAAACTAATTTCTTTTCAGCAATCACAAACTACTCAAGCAATCAAGCAATCAGTCATTCAGTCCAGCAAACAACCACATTTAGAAGACAATCATAATCACAAACATATGTTCTCTCACATTAATATCTAGTTATCACAACTctgtaatataaattatattttaagaaaaacccCTACCTCATTTACGACTTAGCTACGCGATAAACTGAGTTTTTCTCTCGGCCCACAACGCGGCAGTCTCATCCTCAACTCTAAACTACTTTTGCAGCAACCACAGCTGCTTTAATCGTAATAAGAAATAACCGAAACTCAATCATATAGCAAATAGTATCGCAAAACCTCAGCCACATATAACATAACAGCAATTAAAAGAGTTTCAGAACAAGAGCGACTTACTGTGCCAACAAGAACTAAGTACAGCACAGCCACAGCTCCAGCGGTTAACTCCGGCAAGCTCCAACAGCGGCGACTTCAACCAGCAGCGAAAAAACTCAAACATATATGACTTAAGCGACGACTCTTACGGTAACAAGGATTTCAATGGACAAGAATCTGAAACAAGGCTAAAACTTACCAAGAAAATGGCGGCTCCGACACTCGGGAGAACAAAACCCAACATAAACGAACCAGAGCCGGAACCCAAACTGGAGTGGGATGGGGTTTGGCAGCTGCAGGGGCGTCCTCTGGCGGCTGCAGCCGCGGTTTTCCAGCGCCAGCAGCGGCGGCGAGGAGCTCCGGCAACGCAGCAGCCGCGCGAGCAGAACGACGGCGAGCCCATCAACACGGCGGCGATGGCAGCTCCGCGGTGGTTTCCTTCGCTCGCGTTCTCCTGTTCGCGACTTAAACGGCGGCGGATCTAAAGATGATAACACGCGGTGGTTGCAGCGGCGTGTAGTTCTGGCGGCGATAGAGGCCCGAATGGCGGCGACGGGCTTCATCACCGACAGCGGCAGCGACTGGCGCAAGGATGGCGGCGCTACGACGACGACGTGAACGCGGACCGCAGTGGCAGCGGCTTCTTCCTCTCAACTCacctttcttcctcttctccctCTCCGCTTCTCTTTCTCTCGCCACTCGCTTTCCCTTTCTTCCTTTCTCAGTTCCCCACTTCTCGAGCTCCCCGCTGCCTTCCttatttctctttctttccttaTTTCCCCTTTCTTCCGTAGGTTAGGTttaagaaacaagaaagaaagTGAATAACCGTAGGGTTAAGTTTGGGGGGTTCGGGTTTGATTTAATTAAAGTTAGGATTAAGGTAGTTTaggtaattttaataaaattagcgGTATAgagtattaattaaaaatttaatttaattctttaaaataatttgagaatgttatttgattattaatttattaattaatttttaatcaaatattttaatttaaaattaaatttaatataattaattttttttataaaattagagtattaaattctagaatttctattatttaactaaagtgtataaaatttttattcttttataacGGTTAAGCTgcttaatttaaatataaaaaattactcaataattataatattaagtcaaatttttaatttaattgtcaaaacttgatttaattacttttaataaaataatttctaaaaataaagtctttaatgaataaataaattgaaattaacttatgataatatttttttgaaaattatgggTCTTACATCAGTCACTTCATTAATAATTTTCTTCAAAGATTGATGTTGTAAAACGTTAATtgataacatatataatatattatatgtCTAATTGGATATTGACCAAATAtgtttatgaaaatttattaatttagtcatttttttCGATTACAAAAGTTATATTCCTAATATGACCTAATGACTAAATCGATAGATTTTCATAAACATATTTAGTCAATGTCTAATTAAACATGTTATGTGTCATGTATGCTATTGGTTAACATTTCACATCATCAATCGTTAACGAAAATTGTGAGTAGAGTAACTGAAAGATAGATATGATTAATTCGTAATCtttgaaggactaatttgattgaaaaaaattttcggaaacaaatttaaaaaatatcttatcttttatgaTTAATTTGACTATTAATCCATAATTTGTCTAAAAATCACTGGCTCGGATAAACACTTAAATAACAATACACTAtaactttaaaataattttctctcaataataacataataatatattaagaagaagaataacctactctatactaataataatatatatctattttctattaattttccaaatagaaaaaaaaagtgaaaattctCAATCTAGATTCATATTCCTCATACTTGAATAATACTACTATTACATATAATGTCTATTTATAGACTTGAATATACCAATTTTAGCATAGTATTAGCATGTTAACACCTTATTTTACTACTTGATAAGCATGCCAATATATGATAACATAATTGTGATATATTTTAGTCACAAACTTTggttattctttttaaaatttaaccaATTTTAAATTATGGATTTTGATAAAACTTTTATAATCTTCTTACTCTTATCAAAATATTaatgagtttaatttttatttttttaagacaCTTAAATATAAATTGTCATATTAAAATTCCTATAATTTTCTAGCCATAATCTCTAATGATTGTAGTCCAATTCTCACCAAGTGGCATTGAAGCTAAGACACTAAACCAAGAAAACACATTCCATTCTCGTGAATATCAACTCTTCCCTTTTCCACTTCTATTCATCTCCTattgattaatatttttatttatttatttatttttaactggTAATAATGAGTATGTGGACCAATTTTTTATATGTGGTAATGCATTATGCAATCATTAAAGTATCAAGAAAAAGACTGAACTACCGTGTTTTTCCTTCAACATTAGAAGCATTCAAGGAATGCATTGGCATAACTGtaattaatttctctttaatattaattataaaacttaaaagaACTTAACATTTTTAGACATAACATTTTGTTGGGAGCCACTCAAATAAAGACgcttaaaacgtcttttttttaaagatgtttttcaataattaaaatttaacacataaaATCGACTAAATCGTgttattttttgtcaaaattaagctagacaaattgatttgaccgaaaaaatagtgaatcaaatcttgaattggtctaaattaatattttttataaaaaataattacaatacccttattatagaaaatgattaaaatactcttattatatatatatatatattaattttaaaaattctaaattctaaccctatgataaaaaaataaaggactaaaatttaagattctcaaaattaatatatataataaaagtagGGCAATTTACCAAATTaaaatgattggatgaaagcttTACCAAATTACAACATATGGAATTTGGTTACCATTTTGCGTTGAATCCATTTTTATAGAAACCGTGGGAGCCAACCACGGATTCCAAATGcacataaaccgtgggaggtaGGGAGGTTTTATGATCAAATCTTGTTGTATGTAAACCGTGGTAGGCAGCCACGGTTTACGTGAAGAGAATCTGaagcataaaccgtggtaggcaGCCACGGTTTATGAGTAAATGCTTTCAAACATAAACCCTTAGAGGCAGCCACGGTTTATGAGtgagtagtataaatagcaaAGCCGTGGCTGGTGAGGGCGGATCATTTGTGAGTTTTGTGAGTGAGGGGAAGGTTGGTGGGTGagagaggaaaaaaaaatttttttgttaagttGCTGGTTTGAGAAGTTGAACCGGTTTATGGGAGAACCGATGGAGGAAGAAGACCGGCTGTACCGGTTAAACCGCGTTGCTCATGTGGCTGGATTTATCGACCAAGAGGTTGGTTAAACCggctttttattattattttttgtttaatgttCTTATCATTAATGGTAAAtgttaaattaatattttaacaGTTATAATAGAATTTTTTGCTGTTATCATGATAGTgagtattttatatttattgaatttgtaatttatattgttggcagaaataattttttaggtTTACGTGTTAGTAATATTGTTAGTGTTATTTTCTCTATTGTTGTTATGCTTAGggttttttattgatattactgtaaattgttgctgttgttgtcTGTTGAGAGTTCGCTATCTTTCTTTTTACAGCCTGCTAGGGTTATTAGTGGTGTGAGAAGACAACAGAATATGCCTTTACACGAGCGTATCATACCGTATCTAGAGACGGCGGGCTTATATCACTTGGCTAGGCTGAACAGTCAGTGGTTCTGGGTTGATGAGCCTCTACTTAGCGCATTCATTGAGAGGTGGCGTCCTGAGACCCACACATTTCACATGCCCTTTGGGGAGTGTACGGTCACCTTGGAGGACGTGGCCTATCAGCTGGGTTTACCGATTGATGGTGAGCCTGTGAGTGGGTGCCTTAGTGAGTTTGAGAATTTCATGGAAAATGGAAGACCGGCATGGGTGTGGTTCCGTGAGCTGTTTGGGGAGTTACCTCCGCAGAATAAAGTGAAGCAGATGACAGTGTGCTACACATGGTTCCACGAGCGGTTTCGGGTTTTGCCAGCAGATGCTACTGAGGACATCGTGCGTATATACGCGAGGGCCTATATTATGATGCTGTTGTCATCTCAGCTGTTTGCGGACAAGAACGCCAACCGTGTCCACCTTCGCTGGTTGTCATATGTGGCGTCGTTGGATGACTTGGGTAGATATAGCTGGGGCTCGGCCGCGCTGGCGTGGTTGTACAGATGTCTTTGTCGTGGAACAAACAGAAATGTTGTCAACTTGGCTGGGCCACTTCAGCTTCTACAGTCTTGGATCTTCTGGAGATTTCCTTGTCTGAGGCCAAGTGATTTCAACAGATTCGGGTTTCCACTTGCATCCAGGTAAAGAAATATGATGCTAGAGTTTGAAATTGTTCATTTACATGTCCCATTAGATGTTATGACATTCTTTTATTTGAACTTGTAGGTGGGCTCAGTATCTACCGAGGAACGATGCAGTAGATCAGCGAGTGGTGGCTGCACGCCTCTCTTTGGATAGATTGCGTGTGCATGATGTGAGTAATTTACTTGTAGTTCATTCAGTTATGTTTTGCCTGTTATAGAATTTGTTTTACGTAAAGTTTCATTACGTGATGTAGATCGTGTGGGAGCCCTATTCCACTCCGGATGTCGCAGCTATTGTTCATCCAGAGATACTACTAGACCAGCACCGCAGGCTATGGACGGCAGTTACGAGCCTCATTTATTTTGCTGCGATTGAGTGGCACCAGGTGGATAGGGTTATGCCTCAGTTCGGCGGGGTTCAGCATCTCCCTCGTTTGGCTCTTAACATAGACTGGCTTCATGCGAAGGACGGCAGGGGTGGAGATAGGTGGTTCCCCTCATATTATCGGGAGTGGCATGAGCATTGGCAGGATCGGCATGCCTCAGTTTTACCCGTTTACAATGGAGGGCCTGAAAGTACCCACAATCACATGTGTGATCCTTCAGCGAGACCCTGTAGCTACCTAAGGAGAAGTTTCCAGTCGGTGTAGTCTCAGCAACCGTGTACTCCGACTGGTGCCTGTCGTACAACGTGACGGTGAAGCACCTTGACTCCCTTATGTTCCTTTCAATACCCTTGACCAACGCCTGACAAAACTCTTGTCCAGCTCCAAGTTGCGCCTCTGCTGTTTGTCCCCGGATAACGAATAGCTCAGCAAGCCTTCCGTATGTGGACTTAACCAACGACGTGACCGGGAGGTTTCGAGTTCCCTTCAAGACGGAGTTCACACATTCACTGATGTTTGTTGTCATGTGCCCGAACCGTCTACCGCTATCCTGGTGTTGCGTCCACTTCTCATACTCCATCCGGTTCGCCCAATCACACATTGCCGGATTCTCTGTACGCATGATGTCGAACCAGTAATAGAACTCCGCCTCAGTTTTTGCGTACGCAGCATTAACCAGCATTCTTCTCGCATCTTTACCTTTGAAAGAAAGGCTGAAATTTGCTGCCACATGGCGGATACAGTACGCCCGATAAGCACGTGGGGGCAGCCAACCATTCACGGGATCCTCTAGTGCAGACTTGATACCGTTATGCCTATCCGAGATAACAAGGATACCCTCCTGTGGAGTCACGTGCCTTCTCAAGTTGGACAAGAAAAATGCCCATGACTCGGCATTTTCTCCCTCCACAAGGGCGAATGCTATGGGGAGGATGTTTGAGTTCCCATCCTGTGCAATCGCCAGCAGTAAGGTGCCTCCATATTTGCCGTACAAGTGGGTACCATCAATACTCACAAGCGGCTTGCAATGTTGGAAGGCCTCAACGCAAGGTGGAAATGTCCAGAACAGACGGTGAAAGTACACTGTTGACTCATCAATCTGGTCCCCAATTATAACAGGAGACGTCTGCAACACAGTAACTGTCCCGGGCATCGTCAACTCCACGCCTAGCATCCAACGTGGCAATTCGGCATAAGACTCTTCCCAGTCTCCATATATTTGTGCAACTGCCTTCTGTTTTGCTTTCCAAACCTTCCGGTAACTGGGCTTGAAGCCGTAATCAGCTTCAGTCGCTTGTTGCAAGACCTTAATCGGTACTGCAGCATCCGCACTAACCAACGGAAAAATCCTCGCACAGATAACGTGGTAATCAAGCTGACGGTGATCACTGGAAACAGATGTTGCTAAGCAAGTGTGCGGACCGTTGTACCTCCTAACCTCCCAAGTTCCCTTCCGTGCACGGAGCGAAATCCGAATCATCCAACTACAACTTTTGCCGAAATCCTTGCACCTTCCATGATACTTCAAATGGTCCGATTCCATCACTCGGTACTCAACACCTCGACGGATGCTGTAGTCCTTCACACTAAGAACAACTTCTTCTTTACTCTGGAAGGATTGCCCAATCTGAAATTCGGTTGACGAACCACCTACTGTAGCAACTCCGGCCGTATGTTCACCCAGAGCCTCCAAGTTTAACGTCGAGAAGTGTGGAGGGTAATGCTGTGTGCCGGAACTTGAAGGACCTTGTTGTGCTTGTGGATTGGCACCGGTGTCATCGTCGCTGTCCCCAAATATATTTACAGGCTCCTCATCAGAGTCATCGTCCCGCATTGCATTCTCTACTCGATCAGGCACCCCGatttcttgatgttcatcatctGTGGCACGACCTGATTCCCCCAGAAATGCCTGTTGCAGTACCCCTTCATTAGGGGAGCGTGCAGTTGGAACTGCAACCGCTGGCACCAGATCAGCCGCAAAAGAAGGAGAGGCAACCTGCGGAACAGAAAACCGGTTTGCTGGCGCCGAGCAAGACGCACCGCCAGCGGCAGTCGAGCTATGAACAGGAGCCGATGCCCCAGAACTATCCAGAGTTACCTCCAACTTCGCATACAACTCGTGTATTCTGACCTCAGGAAAACTCCTCACGCAATGAAATAGAACCCTAATATCTTCGTCAGCCCCTAACACGAATGTATCATACATCACACCGCTAGAAACTACAGCAATGGGAATCTTGTAGAAGATCTTCTTCACAACCTTGCTCCCGAAAACTCCAAGCTTCTGCAAGATGGTGCTCTTCAAATCTGACAAACTGTTTGACGAACTAACAAATACACTCAACGGTTCTCTATCAGTGAACTTCACACcatattttttgctttttttaatttttccagAGCAGTGCACTAACACAAGAACACTCTCTCCCTCACTTGACATTGTGATAATGATCTCCTCAGCAACTACATTCTCACTCGAATATATATAGATTTTCATTAtacataaaccgtggtaggttACAGGGTTTTATGATCATCTGAATGCCTTTCATAAACCGTGGTTGCCAGCCACGGTTtatgctttttcttcttcataaaccgtggctaCCACCAGCGGTTTCTGCTTTTCATTTATAAAGTGTAAACCGTGGCTGCCTACCACGGTTTACATTGTGCATTTCCAACTCATAAAACCCTGCTgcctcccacggtttatgtgCATTTGGAATCCGTGGTTGGCTCCCACGGTTTCTATATAAATGGATTCAACGCAAAATGGTAACCAAATTCCAAATGTTGTAATTTGGTAAAGCTTTCATTCAATCATTTTATTTTGGAAAATTGCCCATAaaagtattttagtcattttctataatagagtattgtagttattttctataaaaaaaataatattaatttagatcagtttaagatttgattcaccattttttcggtcaaatcaatttgtctagcctaatttttacaaaaataacacgatttaatcgattatatatgttaaattttaattattgcaaaaaatcttaaaaaaaaaaacgttttaAACGTCTTTATCTAAGTGGCTcccaacattttttttttctgcacataaaatctgaaatttttatcTCTTAGAATTTGTCACATGTTGAGAATATTTTATTCTAGAGCTGGACAATTGAACCTGGTTGAGTGAGTGTTGGAACAAATAATTGTCTTACTATCTGCCACTGCCAGTCAAATTGATAGGCCCCACAATCCTCCGTAGCTTCCAAGATGAATGCATATAAATTGATAGGCCATCATTTTCTATCCAAAACCGTTCAACACAATGAAAAAGAACAAAGCCTCTCTTCTCCAAATCTGCACTTTCCTCATCTTTTTCTCATCAAGTTCTTATGTTGCATCACACAGAGAAggtgaaggaggaggaggagttgTTGGTTATGGCTACACCATATCTAGTGTCAATAACAATGCTCTCTCAGCTAAAACATCTTTGACTGCTAACCTTAAACTCATCAAGTCTTCCACACTTTATGGACCTGATGTTCCACGCCTCAGCCTTCATGCCAGGTAACAATAAATATTAAGTACTATTGTTATATTGAATCAAATTTATACATACATGTATTAGTAACCGAAGATGTTCACATATGCCGGTATCTTTCTTGAAATATGATATTTCAATAACTTTAACCATttagatataataataataaaaatacaagaTCTAGATTTGATCAATGAAACACACATGAACATGAAGGCAGGACAGTGCATGTAAGCATGCAACTGATTTTTTCTTTAACAAGTCTTTTATATGATTGAAGTTGTCAGTTTGTCCCTGTAGAGACAAATTTTAAAAGTCATTTTTTTCAGCCACCATATGTGATATATCTTAGACTCTTAGCTGAGCTGCACTAAATACTAAAtagtgttatttttatttttatatttattttttttttgtgtttgaaCGAGTCTCACAACAATAAGTCAATAATCATGCGATTCGTTAGAGATATATCCATTAATATTGCCTTCTCCCATTAATTTAAGCTGTTGGGATGAGTGATTTCATAACATGACATCAGAGATCTATATCTGAATATAAACCTAAAAAGAGGATGTTGTTTGAGGAAGAATGTTGCATTCTCCCGTTAACTTAAGTTTTTGAATTAGTGATTTTATAAcacaatttatataaaaaaattagttacagtgtataaaaatatcatttgattttcattaaaatttttattatagtactataaaatatttaaattatttgtttattatatatttgattattctattaggttaagtttaattattttaatagtttGATTATTGTTCTTGCCTGAGTCTCCCGATGTGTAGCACGTCTACCACTGAAGTCGGCAGACTCCCAATATGAAGCGAAGTATACGTCGGTGGCGAGTGATCGGCGGGGGAgggtacctgcaaaggcactccgacgctcaagtcagaattGGGCGAGTAATAAAATGTACTTTTGGAAAAGTGACGTACCTCTTTCTGGTTTTTCGTCTGCCTTATATTAACGGAAAAGGTCGGCCGTTTTTCTTAGGATATAACGTCTAGGAAGAGGATTAATTGTAAATCTGCCGTTATTGATCTGGGACGTTTCATGGCTTATAATAAAACCGTCGGTTATGATCGGGTCATAAATGTAGCCAAGCTATAATGTGTAACCGAGCTATAACGTGTAACCGAGCTTTAATGTGTAACCGAGCTATAACGTGTGACTGATGTTTACTGGTCATATCACAGCCCCCAAGCTTGACCTGACTTTTAAAGAGATAGGTTGAGCTTTTATAATGAGTGAGTAATAACTCGGTACACTTATGCCCCCAGGTCAACATAGCTCTCTTCAAAGTTAGTGGTAGGTAACTGAATAGATTAGACATTGTAATTATTACCCACGTCTTGATAGATGTAAAGCCTTTAATTattactttattaatttttctagaTAGGTTCAACTTCCAAAGCTTCGTTTTATCCGTTAGTATTGTGCTTCATTTAatgtttttgattt
This window contains:
- the LOC130974382 gene encoding berberine bridge enzyme-like 8, translated to MEPIFSPKPMLWFLSTLVLHSSLPCSSATYSASEFNTTFIHCLINTTSDSSSSHPITESIFTPNNASFSSVLQSYIRNLRFNTSTTKKPLLIITALHVSHVRASILCAQKHNMLMKIRSGGHDYEGVSYVTHNHVPFFILDMFNLRSIEIDIETETAWVQVGATLGELYYNIAHESKIHGFPAGVGPNVGVGGHLSGGGYGNMMRKYGLSVDNVLDAQILDVQGRLLDRDSMGEDLFWAIRGGGGASFGVVLSYKIKLVRVPETVTVFQVPRTLEQNATELVYNWQYFAPNTDPNLFIRLILEVENGAETLTKTIRATFVAMFLGDSKSLVSLMNETFPQMGLRQQDCIETSWLKSVLFWDNMDISTTPVEILLERTPQYTLKHLKRKSDYVRKPISKAGWEGIWKKMIELENGAMYFNPYGGRMAEIPSNATPIPHRAGNLWKIQYHANWNQKGKEVEDQYINMIRELHRYMAAFVSKNPRQAYFNYKDLDLGINYHGKNSYYQGRVYGYEYFKDNFNRLVQIKTKVDPNNFFRNEQSVPVISYMGSVRMESEKSLPYTLLFLLVLSLVFESKNYIFRSISCCLNSLVKFCTKNN
- the LOC130976830 gene encoding uncharacterized protein LOC130976830, with amino-acid sequence MKPVAAIRASIAARTTRRCNHRVLSSLDPPPFKSRTGERERRKPPRSCHRRRVDGLAVVLLARLLRCRSSSPPLLALENRGCSRQRTPLQLPNPIPLQFGFRLWFVYVGFCSPECRSRHFLVAAVGACRS
- the LOC130974640 gene encoding uncharacterized protein LOC130974640, whose amino-acid sequence is MSSEGESVLVLVHCSGKIKKSKKYGVKFTDREPLSVFVSSSNSLSDLKSTILQKLGVFGSKVVKKIFYKIPIAVVSSGVMYDTFVLGADEDIRVLFHCVRSFPEVRIHELYAKLEVTLDSSGASAPVHSSTAAGGASCSAPANRFSVPQVASPSFAADLVPAVAVPTARSPNEGVLQQAFLGESGRATDDEHQEIGVPDRVENAMRDDDSDEEPVNIFGDSDDDTGANPQAQQGPSSSGTQHYPPHFSTLNLEALGEHTAGVATVGGSSTEFQIGQSFQSKEEVVLSVKDYSIRRGVEYRVMESDHLKYHGRCKDFGKSCSWMIRISLRARKGTWEVRRYNGPHTCLATSVSSDHRQLDYHVICARIFPLVSADAAVPIKVLQQATEADYGFKPSYRKVWKAKQKAVAQIYGDWEESYAELPRWMLGVELTMPGTVTVLQTSPVIIGDQIDESTVYFHRLFWTFPPCVEAFQHCKPLVSIDGTHLYGKYGGTLLLAIAQDGNSNILPIAFALVEGENAESWAFFLSNLRRHVTPQEGILVISDRHNGIKSALEDPVNGWLPPRAYRAYCIRHVAANFSLSFKGKDARRMLVNAAYAKTEAEFYYWFDIMRTENPAMCDWANRMEYEKWTQHQDSGRRFGHMTTNISECVNSVLKGTRNLPVTSLVKSTYGRLAELFVIRGQTAEAQLGAGQEFCQALVKGIERNIRESRCFTVTLYDRHQSEYTVAETTPTGNFSLGSYRVSLKDHTCDCGYFQALHCKRVKLRHADPANAHATPDNMRGTTYLHPCRPSHEASLC